From a single Stackebrandtia endophytica genomic region:
- a CDS encoding MOSC domain-containing protein, producing the protein MRVASLHIYPVKSIAPIDVDGIAVESQGMADDRRWLVIDAAGDQLTARTHPAMLTVSATLLEDGLLLTAPGVPDLRVTRPGPESAETVRVWNRPFAAADAGASAAEWFTRIVGVPVRMMYQFDPNSRPGRDDDHPGEVVSAADAYPLLAASTASLDQLNRWVSERRREEGEEEADPLTMRRFRPNVVIDSTEPFAEAEGKSITIGATRYRVAGECGRCVLTTIDPSSHARGKEPLRTLARHRNIDGKARFGVYLVPLHTGVIHIGDTVTID; encoded by the coding sequence ATGCGCGTGGCCTCCCTGCACATCTACCCCGTCAAATCCATCGCTCCCATCGATGTGGACGGTATCGCCGTCGAGTCGCAGGGAATGGCCGACGACCGGCGTTGGCTGGTCATCGATGCCGCAGGCGATCAGCTGACCGCGCGCACGCACCCGGCCATGCTGACCGTGTCGGCGACGCTGCTTGAGGACGGCCTGCTGCTCACCGCGCCCGGCGTCCCCGACTTGCGAGTCACCCGGCCAGGCCCCGAATCGGCCGAGACCGTTCGAGTGTGGAACCGGCCGTTCGCCGCCGCCGACGCCGGTGCCTCCGCCGCCGAATGGTTCACCCGAATCGTCGGAGTGCCGGTGCGAATGATGTACCAGTTCGACCCGAACTCGCGACCGGGCCGAGACGACGATCATCCCGGTGAGGTCGTCAGCGCCGCCGACGCCTACCCCCTGCTGGCCGCCTCGACCGCTTCCCTGGACCAGCTCAACCGGTGGGTGAGCGAACGTCGACGCGAGGAGGGGGAGGAGGAGGCCGATCCGCTGACGATGCGGCGGTTTCGTCCCAACGTGGTCATCGACTCCACCGAACCGTTCGCCGAGGCGGAGGGGAAGTCCATCACGATCGGCGCCACCCGATACCGGGTCGCCGGCGAGTGCGGTCGGTGTGTGCTCACCACCATCGATCCGTCGAGCCACGCCCGTGGTAAGGAACCACTGCGTACCCTCGCACGACACCGCAACATCGACGGCAAGGCCCGATTCGGGGTGTACCTGGTGCCGTTGCACACCGGTGTCATCCACATCGGCGACACCGTGACCATCGACTAG
- a CDS encoding NUDIX domain-containing protein: MAATQWTIHGERIIDDTRRAKWSIAEVELPDGVRFEQYVYRAPKAAMTLLVVDDRVLMMHRHRFVIDRWVWELPGGYCDDGEDITACAAREAEEETGWRPTALKPLVMFQPWVATADAENWLFVSYGAEQIDTQPTDINEAEALKWIPLADIPGLIASGEIIGSASVIGLQAVLLDRG, from the coding sequence GTGGCAGCCACGCAATGGACGATTCACGGCGAACGAATCATCGACGACACCCGGCGTGCGAAGTGGTCAATCGCTGAGGTGGAGTTGCCCGATGGAGTGCGGTTTGAACAGTATGTGTATCGCGCGCCGAAGGCGGCCATGACGCTGCTTGTGGTTGACGATCGAGTATTGATGATGCACCGGCACCGGTTCGTGATCGATCGGTGGGTGTGGGAGTTGCCTGGCGGGTATTGCGATGACGGCGAGGACATCACCGCCTGCGCCGCGCGGGAAGCCGAAGAGGAGACCGGGTGGCGGCCAACGGCACTCAAACCGTTGGTGATGTTCCAACCGTGGGTGGCTACTGCTGATGCTGAGAACTGGTTGTTCGTCAGTTACGGTGCCGAACAAATCGACACTCAGCCGACGGACATCAACGAGGCCGAGGCGTTGAAATGGATTCCGTTGGCTGACATCCCCGGACTGATCGCCTCCGGTGAGATCATCGGGTCGGCGAGTGTCATCGGGCTACAAGCGGTATTGCTGGACCGCGGTTGA
- a CDS encoding MalY/PatB family protein, with amino-acid sequence MSDSARSPFEVVGLEQLRRRNSVKWRTYPEDVLPLWVAEMDTALAAPIAEVLRESVETGDTGYAFDGGFGEAFAGFAADRYGWNLTTAPILVADVMAGVHAALEAATERGDRVVISTPVYTPFYSAIEQIGRVVVASPLTDSDEGQRIDLDRLERDFVTASAYLMCNPHNPTGHVLTESELTAIAELATRHGVTVISDEIHAPLMMPGHRHIPFAALDSDAARASFTLAAASKAWNLAGLKAALLIPGPTAPVSGLSSELWAAAGLFGVIAGTTAFQEAVPWLDEVVAAVDHNRHLLADLVADRLPGVRYRPSEATYLAWLDFRDTGLGDDPAAAILEYGRVAVNSGLSFGVEAAGRVRMNIATSPAMITEAVDRIASVLERS; translated from the coding sequence ATGAGCGATTCTGCGAGGTCACCCTTCGAAGTCGTCGGCCTGGAACAGCTGCGGCGACGCAACAGCGTGAAATGGCGGACCTACCCCGAGGATGTGCTACCGCTGTGGGTCGCCGAGATGGACACCGCGCTCGCCGCGCCGATCGCCGAGGTGTTGCGGGAGTCGGTGGAGACCGGCGACACCGGTTACGCCTTCGACGGTGGGTTCGGTGAGGCCTTCGCCGGGTTCGCGGCCGACCGGTACGGCTGGAACCTGACCACCGCGCCGATTCTGGTAGCCGACGTCATGGCCGGGGTCCACGCCGCGCTGGAGGCCGCCACCGAACGTGGTGACCGGGTGGTCATCTCCACCCCGGTGTACACGCCCTTCTACTCCGCCATCGAACAGATCGGTCGGGTCGTGGTGGCCAGCCCGCTTACCGACTCCGACGAGGGGCAGCGGATCGACCTGGACCGGCTCGAACGTGACTTCGTAACCGCCTCGGCGTATCTGATGTGCAACCCGCACAACCCGACCGGGCACGTCCTGACCGAGTCGGAGCTGACGGCGATCGCCGAACTGGCGACGCGACACGGTGTCACGGTCATCAGCGACGAGATCCATGCGCCACTGATGATGCCCGGCCACCGGCACATCCCGTTCGCCGCGCTCGACTCCGATGCCGCGCGGGCGTCGTTCACCCTCGCCGCGGCGTCGAAGGCCTGGAACCTGGCCGGACTCAAAGCGGCCCTGTTGATCCCCGGCCCGACCGCACCGGTGTCGGGGCTGTCGTCGGAGTTGTGGGCCGCCGCAGGGCTCTTCGGTGTCATCGCCGGAACCACCGCGTTCCAGGAGGCCGTTCCGTGGCTGGACGAGGTCGTGGCCGCGGTGGACCACAATCGACATCTGCTTGCCGACCTGGTGGCCGACCGACTGCCCGGTGTCCGATACCGGCCGTCGGAGGCGACCTATCTCGCCTGGCTGGACTTCCGCGACACCGGCCTGGGGGACGACCCGGCCGCGGCGATCCTCGAATACGGTCGAGTAGCCGTCAACAGTGGACTCTCGTTCGGTGTCGAGGCCGCCGGCCGGGTCCGCATGAACATCGCGACGTCCCCGGCGATGATCACCGAGGCCGTCGACCGGATCGCCTCGGTGCTCGAACGCTCCTGA
- a CDS encoding glyoxalase, with protein MKYFGLHHVQLTCPPGSEDTLRKFYVDVIGLTEVTKPVSLQPRGGCWFRLNEDPGVELHLGVQQDFQPSVKGHPGIVWGDLASLRELASRLEAAGHSVTWDGELHDTPMRLNGAPGSPTSEAGMFRFYVNDPHGNRIEFLAPRAKNQK; from the coding sequence ATGAAGTACTTCGGCCTTCATCATGTCCAATTGACCTGCCCGCCCGGTAGTGAGGACACCCTAAGAAAGTTCTATGTCGACGTCATCGGGCTTACCGAGGTGACCAAGCCGGTGTCGTTGCAACCCCGTGGCGGTTGTTGGTTCCGGTTGAACGAGGATCCGGGCGTTGAGCTGCACCTGGGGGTGCAGCAGGACTTTCAGCCGTCGGTCAAGGGACACCCCGGCATCGTCTGGGGAGACCTGGCGTCGTTGCGGGAGTTGGCGTCCCGGCTTGAGGCCGCCGGCCACTCCGTGACATGGGACGGTGAGTTGCACGACACTCCGATGCGGTTGAACGGTGCGCCGGGTTCGCCGACGTCGGAGGCGGGCATGTTCCGGTTCTACGTGAACGATCCACACGGGAACCGGATTGAGTTTTTGGCGCCCCGCGCCAAAAACCAGAAATAG
- a CDS encoding DUF397 domain-containing protein, translated as MTTPGKWRKSTRSTAQGNSCVETRTQDTLTAPVEVRDSKAPELGSLAVDRDQFLALLDIVR; from the coding sequence ATGACTACGCCCGGCAAGTGGCGCAAGTCCACCCGCAGTACCGCTCAAGGGAACAGCTGCGTCGAGACCCGCACACAGGACACGCTGACCGCACCCGTCGAAGTGCGCGACAGCAAGGCTCCCGAGTTGGGGAGCCTCGCCGTCGACCGCGATCAGTTTCTCGCTCTGCTTGACATCGTCAGGTAG
- a CDS encoding GNAT family N-acetyltransferase — protein sequence MSISLSTPTTADLDEVVRALARWRREDAPMQLHPGDVGFYWQLGPEATAAALRVWRDGQRILAVGLLDGSELVRLAVDADRRTDHALARQMADDVSDPGRGVLPAGEAYVEALWDGPFREFMQTDGWEPDAPWIPMARDLSEPVAGSGLRIQIVGPEHIADRVAVHRSAFAPSKFSAERWHAMAAGTAYSDARCLVGYDDRGDAVAATTVWSAGPGKPGLLEPLGVHDDHRGHGYGTAIAVAAAAVLRDLGSSSATVCAEGSNTAAVATYRAAGYRPRGEVQDLHRNG from the coding sequence GTGTCGATTTCACTGAGCACGCCGACCACCGCCGACCTGGACGAGGTCGTCCGCGCACTGGCTCGATGGCGGCGAGAGGACGCCCCCATGCAGCTGCACCCGGGGGACGTCGGGTTCTACTGGCAGCTCGGACCCGAGGCCACCGCCGCCGCCCTGCGAGTGTGGCGTGACGGGCAGCGGATTCTCGCCGTCGGTCTGCTCGACGGATCCGAACTGGTGCGGCTGGCCGTGGATGCCGACCGGCGAACGGATCACGCACTCGCCCGGCAGATGGCCGACGATGTGTCGGATCCCGGTCGTGGCGTCCTGCCAGCGGGCGAGGCCTACGTCGAAGCCCTGTGGGACGGGCCGTTCCGGGAGTTCATGCAAACCGACGGCTGGGAACCGGACGCACCGTGGATCCCGATGGCCCGTGACTTGAGCGAACCGGTGGCCGGCAGCGGTCTGCGGATCCAGATCGTCGGTCCCGAGCACATCGCCGACCGCGTCGCGGTCCACCGTTCCGCGTTCGCCCCATCGAAGTTCAGCGCGGAACGATGGCACGCCATGGCAGCCGGAACAGCCTACTCCGACGCCCGATGCCTCGTCGGGTACGACGACCGGGGCGACGCCGTCGCGGCCACGACGGTCTGGTCGGCGGGCCCGGGCAAACCCGGACTGCTCGAACCCCTCGGTGTGCACGATGACCATCGTGGACACGGGTACGGAACGGCGATCGCCGTCGCGGCCGCCGCCGTACTGCGGGATCTGGGTTCCTCCAGCGCCACCGTGTGCGCCGAGGGCTCCAACACCGCGGCCGTCGCCACCTACCGCGCGGCCGGATACCGGCCGCGGGGTGAAGTCCAGGATCTACACCGCAACGGTTAG
- the acnA gene encoding aconitate hydratase AcnA — protein sequence MPSIDTFAARTDLTVGDQNYQIFRIDRVHGHERLPFSLKILLENLLRTEDGTNITEGHIRALGAWDPKAAPSVEIQFTPARVIMQDFTGVPCIVDLATMREAVAELGGDATKINPLAPAELVIDHSVIVDYFGRPDAFTRNVEREYERNRERYQFLRWGQTAFDEFKVVPPGTGIVHQVNIEHLARVVMTRDGLAYPDTCVGTDSHTTMENGIGVLGWGVGGIEAEAAMLGQPISMLIPRVVGFKLTGELPAGATATDLVLTVTEMLRDHGVVGKFVEFYGEGVSSVPLANRATIGNMSPEFGSTCAIFPVDDETISYLRLTGRDEEQLALVEAYAKAQGMWHDPANEPVYSEYLELDLSTVVPSIAGPKRPQDRIALSAAKATWRHDVSDYVAEGDEVGKESFPASDAPAQTISERPHRPTPLVLENGTQTELDHGSVVIAAITSCTNTSNPYVMIGAALLAKNAVDKGLSSKPWVKTSLAPGSQVVTGYFERAGLTPYLDKLGFNLVGYGCTTCIGNSGPLPPAVSKAVNDADLAVTSVLSGNRNFEGRINPDVKMNYLASPPLVVAYALAGSMDFDFETEALGADADGKPVFLTDIWPSVEEITTVVNSSIGREMFTKDYANVFEGDERWKALPIPTGNTFEWEADSTYVRKAPYFDGMPAEPAPVSDISGARVLAKLGDSVTTDHISPAGAIKADSPAGKYLKDNGVEPGDFNSYGSRRGNHEVMIRGTFANIRLRNQIAPGTEGGFTRDFTQADAPVATIYDAAQNYAANEVPLVVLSGKEYGSGSSRDWAAKGTSLLGVKAVIAESYERIHRSNLIGMGVLPLQYPDGLSAEKLELDGTEVFDISGITELADGIPQTVRVTASKEDSDQTVHFDAVVRIDTPGEADYYRHGGILHYVLRSLISNK from the coding sequence GTGCCGAGCATCGACACCTTCGCAGCGCGCACCGACCTGACCGTTGGTGACCAGAACTATCAGATCTTCCGCATCGATCGCGTTCACGGGCATGAGAGGTTGCCCTTCAGCCTGAAGATTCTGCTGGAGAACCTGTTGCGCACCGAGGACGGCACCAACATCACCGAGGGGCACATCCGCGCACTCGGCGCGTGGGACCCCAAAGCCGCCCCCAGCGTCGAGATCCAGTTCACTCCGGCACGCGTCATCATGCAGGACTTCACCGGCGTCCCCTGCATCGTCGACCTGGCGACCATGCGCGAGGCCGTGGCCGAACTGGGCGGCGACGCCACCAAGATCAACCCGCTGGCGCCCGCCGAACTGGTGATCGACCACTCGGTCATCGTCGACTACTTCGGACGCCCCGACGCCTTCACTCGCAACGTGGAGCGGGAGTACGAGCGCAACCGCGAGCGTTACCAGTTCCTCCGCTGGGGACAGACCGCGTTCGACGAGTTCAAAGTGGTGCCCCCGGGCACCGGCATCGTGCACCAGGTCAACATCGAGCACCTCGCTCGGGTCGTCATGACCCGCGACGGGCTCGCCTACCCGGACACCTGCGTCGGCACCGACTCCCACACCACCATGGAGAACGGCATCGGCGTTCTCGGTTGGGGTGTCGGCGGTATCGAGGCCGAGGCCGCGATGCTGGGCCAGCCCATCTCGATGCTGATCCCGCGAGTGGTGGGCTTCAAGCTGACCGGTGAGCTGCCCGCCGGCGCCACCGCCACCGACCTGGTGCTGACCGTCACCGAGATGCTGCGCGACCACGGCGTGGTCGGCAAGTTCGTCGAGTTCTACGGTGAAGGCGTCTCCTCGGTGCCGCTGGCCAACCGGGCCACCATCGGAAACATGAGCCCGGAGTTCGGCTCCACCTGCGCCATCTTCCCCGTCGACGACGAGACCATCTCCTACCTGCGGCTGACCGGCCGCGACGAGGAGCAGCTGGCACTGGTCGAGGCCTACGCCAAGGCCCAGGGCATGTGGCACGACCCGGCCAACGAGCCGGTCTACAGCGAGTACCTGGAACTGGACCTGTCCACGGTGGTCCCCTCCATCGCCGGGCCGAAGCGTCCGCAGGACCGCATCGCGTTGAGCGCGGCCAAGGCCACCTGGCGTCACGACGTCAGCGACTACGTCGCCGAGGGTGACGAGGTCGGCAAGGAGAGCTTCCCGGCCTCCGACGCACCGGCCCAGACCATCAGCGAACGGCCGCACCGGCCCACTCCGCTGGTCCTGGAGAACGGAACCCAGACCGAACTGGACCACGGTTCGGTCGTGATCGCCGCGATCACCTCCTGCACCAACACCTCCAACCCGTACGTCATGATCGGCGCGGCGCTGCTGGCCAAGAACGCCGTCGACAAGGGACTGTCCAGTAAGCCGTGGGTCAAGACTTCGCTGGCACCCGGTTCACAGGTGGTCACCGGCTACTTCGAGCGCGCCGGACTGACCCCGTACCTCGACAAGCTGGGCTTCAACCTGGTCGGCTACGGCTGCACGACCTGCATCGGTAACTCCGGCCCGCTGCCGCCGGCGGTCTCCAAGGCCGTCAACGACGCCGACCTCGCGGTCACCTCGGTCCTGTCGGGCAACCGCAACTTCGAAGGCCGGATCAACCCCGACGTCAAGATGAACTACCTGGCCTCGCCGCCGTTGGTGGTCGCCTACGCGTTGGCCGGCTCGATGGACTTCGACTTCGAGACCGAGGCCCTGGGCGCCGACGCCGACGGAAAGCCTGTGTTCCTCACCGACATCTGGCCGTCGGTGGAGGAGATCACCACCGTCGTGAACTCCTCGATCGGCCGGGAGATGTTCACCAAGGACTACGCGAACGTGTTCGAGGGTGACGAGCGGTGGAAGGCCCTGCCGATCCCGACCGGCAACACCTTCGAGTGGGAGGCCGACTCGACGTACGTGCGCAAGGCACCCTACTTCGACGGCATGCCCGCCGAGCCCGCACCGGTCAGCGACATCTCCGGCGCCCGGGTACTGGCCAAGCTGGGTGACTCGGTCACGACCGACCACATCTCCCCCGCCGGCGCCATCAAGGCCGATTCCCCGGCCGGGAAGTACCTCAAGGACAACGGTGTCGAGCCCGGTGACTTCAACTCCTACGGTTCGCGCCGTGGAAACCACGAGGTCATGATTCGGGGAACCTTCGCCAACATCCGGCTGCGTAACCAGATCGCACCGGGGACCGAAGGCGGTTTCACCCGCGACTTCACCCAGGCCGACGCACCGGTCGCCACGATCTACGACGCGGCGCAGAACTACGCCGCCAATGAGGTTCCGCTGGTGGTGCTGTCCGGCAAGGAGTACGGTTCGGGATCGTCGCGTGACTGGGCGGCCAAGGGCACCTCACTGCTGGGTGTCAAGGCCGTCATCGCCGAGTCCTACGAACGGATCCACCGGTCCAACCTGATCGGCATGGGTGTGCTGCCGCTGCAGTACCCCGACGGCCTGTCGGCGGAGAAGTTGGAGCTGGACGGTACCGAGGTCTTCGACATCAGCGGTATCACCGAACTGGCCGACGGCATCCCGCAGACCGTTCGGGTGACCGCGTCCAAGGAGGACAGCGACCAGACCGTCCACTTCGACGCAGTGGTTCGCATCGACACCCCCGGTGAAGCCGACTACTACCGTCACGGCGGCATCCTGCACTACGTGCTGCGTTCGCTGATCAGCAACAAGTAA
- a CDS encoding family 43 glycosylhydrolase: MPERTLRRSTRYTLVAVIALAVVAVAGVWIANAQAQAQSLNTPTVEAEAIPPRLIIDRDFPDPDVSRFGDTYYAYSTNSGPNLPVATASSIEGPWSMAQRDALPQLGSWAQPGRTWAPDVSQRPDGTYLLYYTAHSLNPDRQCIGAAVAETPMGPFQPVGDAPLVCPSELGGAIDAASFSEDDDHYLIYKTDGNAVGLRPGIYLQQTSADGLHLSGEPIRIMENDQDYERNIIEAPVLLKQGGNYVLFYAGGEYWNGSYFTGYAVATSIGGPYTKAYRPLMTNGSLDGAVDGPGGADIVRGDTDHIVFHGHLPSGGRGVYVADLGWANDYPVVRGSRVRYEAESGDLNECRVRTDARGASQGAVAAYIDHSNSYVDLSVFTPSAGRHQVVIGFANGSVDGARHTLTVNGEQPTIVSYPFTGWDNWTELGVVVELATGWNTIRLNQRASYTELDYIEVS; this comes from the coding sequence ATGCCCGAACGTACTCTGCGTCGTTCCACCCGGTACACATTGGTCGCCGTCATCGCGCTCGCCGTGGTGGCGGTGGCGGGGGTGTGGATCGCCAACGCACAAGCCCAAGCCCAATCGCTCAACACTCCGACGGTCGAAGCCGAGGCGATACCACCCCGGCTGATCATCGACCGGGACTTTCCCGACCCCGACGTCAGCCGATTCGGTGACACCTACTACGCCTACTCGACCAACAGCGGTCCCAACCTGCCGGTCGCCACGGCGTCCTCAATAGAGGGACCATGGTCCATGGCTCAACGGGATGCCCTGCCACAGTTGGGATCCTGGGCCCAGCCCGGCCGCACCTGGGCACCGGATGTGTCGCAACGCCCCGACGGCACCTACCTGCTCTACTACACCGCCCACAGCCTCAACCCGGACCGCCAGTGCATCGGCGCGGCGGTGGCCGAGACCCCGATGGGCCCGTTCCAACCCGTTGGAGACGCCCCACTGGTCTGCCCGTCCGAATTGGGCGGGGCCATCGATGCCGCCAGCTTCTCCGAAGACGACGACCACTACCTGATTTACAAGACCGACGGCAACGCGGTGGGACTGCGCCCGGGAATCTACCTGCAACAGACCAGCGCCGACGGTCTGCACCTGTCCGGAGAACCGATTCGGATCATGGAGAACGATCAGGACTACGAACGCAACATCATCGAGGCGCCCGTCCTACTGAAACAGGGCGGCAACTACGTCCTCTTCTACGCCGGCGGAGAATACTGGAACGGCAGCTACTTCACCGGCTACGCCGTGGCGACCTCCATCGGCGGCCCCTACACGAAGGCGTACCGACCGTTGATGACCAACGGCAGCCTCGACGGCGCGGTGGACGGACCCGGTGGCGCCGACATCGTTCGCGGCGACACCGACCACATCGTCTTTCACGGCCATCTTCCCTCCGGCGGTCGCGGCGTCTACGTCGCCGATCTCGGATGGGCCAACGACTACCCGGTGGTTCGGGGCAGTCGGGTGCGGTATGAGGCGGAGTCCGGTGATCTGAACGAATGTCGAGTCCGCACCGATGCCCGGGGTGCGTCACAGGGGGCCGTCGCCGCCTACATCGACCATTCGAACAGCTATGTGGACTTGTCGGTATTCACCCCGTCGGCGGGACGACACCAGGTGGTCATCGGCTTCGCCAACGGATCGGTCGACGGGGCCCGACACACCCTGACCGTCAACGGCGAGCAGCCCACCATCGTGAGCTACCCGTTCACGGGTTGGGACAACTGGACCGAGTTGGGTGTGGTGGTCGAACTGGCGACGGGCTGGAACACGATCCGGTTGAACCAACGCGCCTCGTACACCGAACTCGACTACATCGAGGTGAGTTGA
- a CDS encoding M4 family metallopeptidase, with protein MRRLLAVGLTTGLAVATLSGVAAADPGADPAHTDAAGAASAIQTADRLVADPGTELIAGPADRFHRLDVDSGMGLHFVSYERSHDGLPVLGGDVVIVTDQAGAFQYAQSGLSEPIDVVTEPTFTAAAAIDTAATTVDGDVTSAPRLVILAWDEPVLAWQTTLLSATDTGMPTLTYAYTDATTGEFIQSHDQTRAGTGNTWYNGRGGTIEFGTTAQSGGYVMRDPNRPNLSCARQGGSPYTNTQDTWGNATGDDLVTACVDAMYAAGVLWDMLADWVDRDGINGNGSAYPLYVGLNVQNAYWNGSSATFGYAPGGQLVPLDVVAHELGHGIFQTTPGGSGGGNETGGLNEGTGDIFGALTEWYDGQPDDGNHDTPDYLVGERADFLIRDMANPAAKGHPSCWSSSIPTTPVHAAAGPINHWFYLTAEGTAAGGPGVPGSPTCNNSTLTGVGIDNAGKVYMGALMGKTSGWTYTQVRSAALNFAASSPVFATCAEYDAAKASFDAVSVPVSGSDPVCNK; from the coding sequence ATGAGACGGCTTCTCGCCGTGGGTCTGACAACCGGGCTCGCGGTGGCCACACTGTCCGGTGTCGCCGCCGCCGATCCAGGTGCCGACCCCGCCCACACCGACGCGGCCGGTGCCGCGTCGGCGATCCAAACCGCTGACCGACTCGTCGCCGACCCCGGCACCGAACTGATCGCCGGCCCGGCCGATCGGTTCCATCGGCTCGACGTCGACAGTGGAATGGGCCTGCACTTCGTGTCATACGAGCGAAGCCATGACGGCCTACCGGTTCTCGGCGGGGACGTCGTGATCGTCACCGACCAGGCCGGCGCGTTCCAATACGCCCAATCGGGACTGTCCGAACCGATCGACGTCGTCACCGAGCCCACCTTCACCGCGGCCGCCGCCATCGACACCGCCGCCACGACCGTCGACGGCGACGTCACCAGTGCACCCCGACTGGTGATCCTGGCCTGGGACGAACCCGTTCTGGCCTGGCAGACCACTCTGTTGTCCGCCACCGACACCGGCATGCCCACCCTCACCTACGCCTACACCGACGCGACGACCGGCGAGTTCATCCAGTCGCACGACCAGACCCGTGCCGGAACCGGCAACACCTGGTACAACGGTCGTGGCGGCACCATCGAGTTCGGCACCACCGCCCAAAGTGGTGGCTACGTGATGCGTGACCCGAACCGCCCCAACCTGTCCTGTGCTCGACAGGGCGGCTCGCCCTACACCAACACCCAGGACACCTGGGGCAACGCCACCGGAGACGACCTCGTGACCGCATGCGTCGACGCCATGTACGCCGCGGGTGTCCTGTGGGACATGCTGGCCGACTGGGTCGACCGCGACGGCATCAACGGCAACGGCAGCGCCTACCCGTTGTACGTCGGCCTCAATGTGCAGAACGCCTACTGGAACGGCAGTTCGGCGACGTTCGGCTACGCGCCGGGTGGCCAGTTGGTTCCGTTGGACGTGGTCGCTCACGAACTGGGTCACGGAATCTTCCAGACCACTCCGGGCGGTTCCGGTGGTGGAAACGAGACCGGCGGTCTCAACGAGGGGACCGGTGACATCTTCGGTGCGCTGACCGAGTGGTACGACGGCCAGCCCGACGACGGCAACCACGATACCCCCGACTACCTCGTGGGTGAGCGCGCCGACTTCCTGATCCGCGACATGGCCAACCCCGCGGCCAAGGGACACCCGTCCTGCTGGAGCAGTTCGATTCCGACGACCCCGGTTCACGCCGCGGCCGGACCGATCAACCACTGGTTTTACCTCACCGCCGAAGGCACCGCCGCCGGCGGTCCCGGGGTGCCCGGCAGCCCGACCTGCAACAACAGCACCCTGACCGGTGTCGGCATCGACAACGCCGGAAAGGTCTACATGGGCGCGTTGATGGGTAAGACCTCCGGCTGGACCTACACCCAGGTGCGGTCGGCGGCACTCAACTTCGCCGCCTCCAGCCCGGTGTTCGCCACCTGTGCCGAGTACGACGCCGCCAAGGCGTCCTTCGACGCGGTGAGCGTACCGGTGTCGGGAAGCGACCCGGTCTGCAACAAGTAA
- a CDS encoding class I SAM-dependent methyltransferase: MSDWSPYITKTNGMAPRDTYVDAVERFDVPGDAIDLGYGAGNEVMDLLGRGWRVHAIDADPAAEAALRNRAADDAGLRISTMRLNDAPLSSADLIHAGSSLFFTDADRFDTLWGDIVDALNPGGRFVGNLLGPRDSWAGSSTVFSLTREQVESLLTGLEVESLREQDEAGRSMQGPKHWHAFHIIARKPA; this comes from the coding sequence ATGAGTGACTGGAGCCCCTACATCACCAAGACCAACGGCATGGCGCCCCGCGATACCTATGTCGACGCGGTGGAGCGGTTCGACGTCCCCGGTGACGCGATCGACCTCGGATACGGCGCCGGCAATGAGGTGATGGACCTGTTGGGGCGCGGCTGGCGGGTGCACGCGATCGACGCCGACCCGGCCGCCGAGGCGGCGTTGCGGAACCGAGCCGCCGACGATGCCGGGCTGCGCATCAGCACGATGCGCCTCAACGACGCCCCGTTGTCGTCGGCCGATCTGATTCACGCCGGATCCAGTCTGTTCTTCACCGACGCCGATCGGTTCGACACCCTGTGGGGAGACATCGTCGACGCCCTGAATCCCGGCGGCCGTTTCGTGGGGAACCTGTTGGGGCCCCGTGACAGCTGGGCTGGAAGCTCCACTGTGTTCTCTCTCACCCGGGAGCAGGTCGAGTCGCTGTTGACCGGGCTTGAGGTCGAGTCGCTGCGCGAGCAGGATGAGGCGGGACGATCCATGCAGGGGCCGAAACACTGGCACGCCTTCCACATCATCGCGCGCAAACCGGCCTGA